In Mus pahari chromosome 16, PAHARI_EIJ_v1.1, whole genome shotgun sequence, the DNA window TCAATGGAAGAGTTCATATCAGTTACTCATTCAGGAAATTCTTACATGTCCTTTTATATGTAGTCACACAAGTTGATATGCACAACTCCTCTACTAAATCCAACCTCCATGAGGTATATGTATAATAATCTCACAAGTGATTTGGATCACATGGTGATTTGATATGTAGACCCAAGGGGTGAGTGATATTGAAAGACCCGAGCTCTTTTCATCCGACCAGGAAAGTTATCCTTTAACTGAATCAGAGGATCGTCTATGTATCATTCTGATCTCTAGGGTGTAAAGAGATCAGAAGCATCTGAAAAGATTGTAGAGGCCAACAACCtattagagcagtggttctcaaattttCTAATGCCGTGACCCTATAATACAGTTCCCCATCctgtggtgaaccccaaccataaaagtatatTCATTCCTATTtaataactctaattttgctaatTTAAGGAGTCGTAATATAAATATTGGATATACAGGTTATCAAGTATACAACCCATGTGAAGGGATCTTTTGACCCttaaaggagtcatgacccacaggttgagaaacactgccttatAGAAAGATTGTGAACAAGATCAGATATATCTGTTTCACTCTGGAAAGATGAGGTATTTCAGAATTggatactttttgttgttgttgttgttgttgttgttgttgttgttaattttcaCAACTCCCCTATTTTATGAGTGAAAACAATGAACGGGAAGTTGTCACCTTGGTGAGTATCCACCTAAGGTCATCCAGGATTTGTCTGTtgttctcttccatctccttggCTTTTGAGAGGATAGTTTCAGGGACATCTTGCGTGGCACTCAGTTCAATCACTAGATGGAATAGAGGGCTGATCCAGGAACCCACAAAATTGATCAAAGTTTTTAAATATGCTGCGATCTGTGAGACACAATTGAACCATTGCATTATACAATTTAAGTTTAGCAGGTTTGATATCTGTAATGCTCATATAAAGAACCTGAACTGAAACATGTGTTTACTATGTGTATATGAAACATATATAGATGTTACATAGTTTGGAAGTATAACATTTAAACAACtgatatattttctaaaacataaaacaaattatgGAGCTTGTTGATTAGCATTTTTCTGAGTTTAGGTCAtcatattttttctccttttgaattCTAACAGCTTCCTTTCCAGTAACCTCTATATTATTTGGTTGCTTGTTCATcaatttataaaatagtttttgctagTACTCAATAGGGACCAATAAGGTTTGGCATGATAGATAGAGGCAGAAGTAAGTGATTAAAATCATATTCAATAAGGGATTCAGGCACACCATGTATACGGTAAGAACTATATCACATCCTATGGTAGAACTGCTATGATATGTAGACTTGCTAATCATGAATTTGTTGCATCCTAAGGAACATAAAGGATTATTTCACAGGACTGCTCTGCTTATCTGGTTTACAGTTAAGGCATAGAGAATAGTAGAGTGATGAAGAGATAGcttgaaaaagaaatagaaccagGACAGATATGAAAAATCAGGAAGTAGTTCAGTCACATAGAATGTTATCATACTGAACCCATTAGCAACATATATTAAACACAGCCACGTTGTTATTCCTGATAGAGGAGTGAATATATATTCATGGATAGTAAATTTACCTCAAAGAATCACaaaaaaagagcaaataaaaatttagtggTTGGTCATTCCTAAAATACATTTCTCTAAATGGTGTATTTAAGCATTTTCTACACTGTTCtaggtttgattttgtttataatttatcaATACTATAATGGGATAATTTTCTACACCTTACCTTCATTTTCTGAATGCATCATTACTGAATCTATCATAATACTTGTAATAACTGACAGTACCACAAACCCAATGTATTGCTTCTGGAGCTCTGTGGAATACCCATGAAGGAAACTCACTTCAATATTTATCTGTACACCTGTGTTTGGGGGGTTCGTGAGACTTGAGTGGCAGTAACTCCCAGCTCTGACAACAGACTCATCCTGTCTAATCATTTGAGAACtctacaaataatacaaaaaaaaaaacagatttcagaAATCATAAACAACTTCATGACCATAATATTAATCGATTTTAGTGGATTTGTAAAATTTAACATAAGtaattcataaaatacatatattaaaaattaagaaacactCTGTCCTGTAGTTTGGTGTCTATACATTTTAGCTgcaatttcatttgtttttttttttttcattaacttttgaATATTTAACTCCTTCCTCTCATACTCgcttttcttcttcactttaaAAAGTTACGCTAAGGAAAGCAGACACTGAAAGGACTAAATAGTTGAAGAACTAagtcatttaatttaattaaaaatttcttaATCTAACACTAAAGAATATATCTGGGCATGttcataataaattttaaatgaaattgtctcacaaaataaaatattttacaatcaATTCTATGTAAATTCAAAGtccataaattattaaaaatataaattaatgtcATGTATTGAATTAGGCattgtataattaataaattacttaatttacttaaatatttactttagagtaactttttatttaaaaaatcagctAATTTATGAAAGGTTAAAGAATAAATGTGAGGGTAAAGAAGTCAATTAAGAAGAGGAAATACAAATACTTTTTATAATGCTTTCTCTTCTAAAACACAATCATTGACATGAGGCTCATATTGGGAAGTAGCTGGAAGAAATTAAGGTACTTACAAAGGCCAAAAATTGTCCAGATGAGAATTGGTTGTAATACTGAGTCATGTTAAGGGGAGAAAATAACATCTAGTCAACACAAATATGACAACATATTTATTCCAAATAGAGGCACATTTTTTGATGCCCATCATATTGAAGGTTTACCTGCTTCTatagtttccttttttctgtCCTTGAGATATGACAATCCCCAAAAGGGGAATGGATCCACTTTACACTTTTATTCCTACTCTGATATTGGAGAAATTCTTATTACTGAAAATCTTTAATTGGGATTCTTAAAAGgctagattctctctctctctctctctctctctctctctctctctctctctctctctctctctctctctctctctctctctctctctctctctctctctctctttctctctttctctctctatttctctctcttcctttctcccttctttccttctgttcctttttttcctgCATCTTCACGTTTTACTTTATCTCTGCTACGAATATATAGTTCACTGTAATACATATCTTTTACAGTGTTTACCTGAAGTGTGTTAAATTAACAGGGCCAATAGAATTTCATGTTCCCTAATTCAAAATCAGGAATTAGAGTTCTTTCccaagcatattttaaaagtttctaccatagttatttttatttttaataaagtagagAAAAAGTATTAGTATcattaaataatatgaaatttcaTGACACTCTCCAATTTGTCTTGTCCTTGTTTCAGTAGTTGGGGCATCTGTTACCTATAAAGATGTATTTTCTGATATTTGAACCATGATGTTTAGTGTCTCAGGTTAAAATGCAGTTCAAGTATTAGTATGGAGTTTGAGGTACTTACAAGTTCTACATATAATTGGTCAGCAATATTATGAAAGGTTTCAGCTTTCTGGATGGCACTGTTAAATGTTTCCAAAAGTGGGTTCCAGCAACCATCCTCTTCTGCAAGACACGCAGGAATTGATGCAGCTTTCTGCCACAGCAGCAAATTtgacaccagcagcagcaggagtgcACCTGCCACATAGAAACAAAACCTACTTAGAGATGGTGCATTAAACTGAGTTCTCTTAGGCCCAGGAAATTTGTATCTGGCcaaaggttttctttgtttttgttttgttttgtttgtttttgttttttctgtttgtttgtttctttgtttctctttttactaCAACATGACTTCATATTGGATATCTGGAATGACACATAAAGTCACACTAAATACTAAGGCAAGTAATTGAATTTTTCTGAATAATAGTTTGAGGAGCAGGTGATTTCACAATTTTTGTGCTTCTGAACTTTACAAATATCTGAAATTAAAGTAAgttctgcatttatatgttaagGCATATTTTAGATGGTTTAGTATATTTGGAATTTAAGCTCATTTTCAGTTACCAAACTCTTGAAGAATATGCAGTTTTTAAACATCATGTTCGATGTCAATGTTTTGGACACTTATGACACAGGGATAGAACAGTTTACCTCTTGCCTTCTTGTATACACTTGACTATAAATACAACATGATGATTACTAACAAGAAGATGAAGAGATACTGTCCAATATATGATAACATCTTAGTATTGTGAAGATATGATAAAGCTCCATTAAAGATTTTTATCAGAAACTTCATATTATTCTTTATAAAGTTGATATGCCCAATAATTTTTGTCAGCAGATTAGACTCTCTCAATGTAATCTAAACATATTCAGGTTGAAGAAGACTTACATGGTCAAATTGTTTTTCTAATGGTTTATTATTGGCTAAGGTATAATCAGGACACCAATCATACGTACTTTTTACTCACAATCACAATTCTGTCTCTTCTGACTTGAGATAAGATTAATTTGATCCACTGATTTTGCACCTTCAATATTTTCCAATTTCTAAAACTCTAAAACATTGTCCATTTGAGATGTATTATTCTTTATTCTGTAAGGTGTCCTATGCATTGGAAACTGCTTAGTAATTTCCATCATTTCTATTCATTGGATACCAGGAACatattcctccttctctctcttcatgaTAGAAGATAAGACAACACAAATTTTCTTTGAACATTGAAACATGTCTCAAGTTAAAGGATGATGAAATCTACTAATCCAATTGTCTCCTATACCCTTTTACAGTTTCTttcaagtaaaataattttaaaagttaatataaaGTCTATGCAGAACACTACTCCTGGTAGTCTAtgaaaaaataaactctttacaCCAGATGGAAATATCAAAGATTCCAAAGAAAGAACTCCATTATAATAAACTCATAGAAACACTGAACTGAATACTTTTACTAAGAGAGgcacgggggagggggagatttACTTACAGAAGTGAGGCTGACTCAATGCCAGTGCCATCCTTTGGAGTCCTTAAGCAGGATGAGTTCTATGTCTGCAGATCTTATTCACAGGGGTGTACATCCACTTAGTTTCCTGTTCCTATATATTCTAGCAGATAACCTCAAGGGCATGTACAGCTATGCAACAGCATCAAACACTCATTCATGAGCTATGTCTTTCTATCTTTAGGgaatttttactgttttattacAACATATCCATGTGTCTGGATGGTTTCCTTTTACGTGTTCCTACATGTTGATTCTTGtgcaaattatttttgaaatcttaGAGGCCATTTTTAGCTGCCTGATTAAAGATGTTCGTGTCAGTCTATGAGAAAATCATTGTTCACGattatttcctcttccttataatcttacatgttttgttttatcttttcccTAATCTTTACGGGCAGAGAAAGATTCATTATTGAATATTTCACGACCATACCACAGCACTAGTAAATTATCTTTAGTGAGATGAATCTTTGCCTGTAATCCCTGGGTACACTGAAGAGTGTTTCTCCATGAAATAAGCTGACAAGTATAATAATGATCTGCATGCTTAAATTAGGTATTTAGAAGTTCATTTAATagatgactaatatccaatatatacaaagaacttaagaagttctactccacagaaccaaataaccctattaaaaatggggtacagagctaaacaaagaaggtacaactgaggaatactgaatgggaAAGAAacacctagagaaatgttcaacatccttagtcatcagggaaatccaaaccaaaacaagcctgagattccacctcataccagtcaaaatggctaagatcgaaAACTCAGGTAATAGCAGttgttggcaagaatgtggagaaagaggaacattccctCATttctggtgtgattgcaagcttgtacaaccactctggaaatcagtctagtggttcttcagaaaattagatatagtacttacctgaggaaccagctataaccactcctgggcatatatccagaagatgctccagcatgtaataaggacacatgctcagtGATGTTCAGAGTAGCCTTATATGTAATtgacagaggctggaaagaaacCATATgtgcctacacagagaaatggatacagaaaatatgatacttatatacaatggagtactactcagctattaaaaacaatgaattcatgaaattcttaggcaaatggatggaactagaaaatatcatgctgagtgaggtaacccgaacacaaaagaacacacatggtatacattcactgacaaatggatattagcccagaaacttggaatacacaagatataatttacaaaccacatgaagctcaagaagaaggaagagcaatgtGTGAATACAttagtcctttttagaaggggggaagaaaatacccatgggaggagatacaaagaaaaaatttggtgtagagactgaaggaaaggtcatccagagactttcccacctgggaatccatcccacatacagttaccaaacccaggcacgattgtggatgccaacaagggcAGGCTGCTGACAGCAgcttgatacagctgtctccttaggggctctgccagtgcctgaaaaatacagaggactgtgcacagggtccccaaagttgaagctagagaaaggacccaaagagctaaaggggtttgcagtacCATagaaggatcaacaatatgaaccagccagtatctccagagttcccagggactaaaccaccagccaaagagtatacatggagcgacccatggcttcagccacatatatagaagatggccttgtcagacatcaatgggaggatcaGCCCTTCATCCAGTGAaagcttgattccccagtgtagggaagAGTCAGGACatggagttggtgggttggtgtcttagtcagggtttctattcctgcacaaacatcatgaccaagaagcaagttggggaggaaagggtttatttggcttacatttccatactgctgttaatcaccaaaggatgcaggactggaactcaagcaggtcagaaagcaggagctgatgcagaagccatggagggatgttctttactggcttgcttcccatggcttgctcaNcctgctctcttatagaaccaagactaccagcccagagatggcaccacccacaaggggccctccccccttgatcactaattgagaaaatgNcttacagctggatctcatggagacatttccccaactgaggctcctttctctgtgataactccagctgtgtcaagttgacacaaagctatccagtacagttggtgagcagggagagggcgGATAGGATAgaaggtttttggaggggaattGAAGAaagggataacaattgaaatgtaaataaagaaaatatctaatagaagccagtctaaaataaattaaatctatttAACACCAAAAACTCCATTAAATTCTCTCTAGGCAATATAAGCTCTTAAAAATTACTgggtattcttttaaaata includes these proteins:
- the LOC110334058 gene encoding prolactin-8A6 isoform X2, yielding MALALSQPHFCALLLLLVSNLLLWQKAASIPACLAEEDGCWNPLLETFNSAIQKAETFHNIADQLYVELYYNQFSSGQFLAFSSQMIRQDESVVRAGSYCHSSLTNPPNTGVQINIEIAAYLKTLINFVGSWISPLFHLVIELSATQDVPETILSKAKEMEENNRQILDDLRWILTKVSPAEEMKEEFPHWDYLSFLKSSDKNNKFLAMFNLSYCIDHDSKYILLQLRLLKCLVTGKDC
- the LOC110334058 gene encoding prolactin-8A6 isoform X3; translated protein: MALALSQPHFSGALLLLLVSNLLLWQKAASIPACLAEEDGCWNPLLETFNSAIQKAETFHNIADQLYVELYYNQFSSGQFLAFIAAYLKTLINFVGSWISPLFHLVIELSATQDVPETILSKAKEMEENNRQILDDLRWILTKVSPAEEMKEEFPHWDYLSFLKSSDKNNKFLAMFNLSYCIDHDSKYILLQLRLLKCLVTGKDC
- the LOC110334058 gene encoding prolactin-8A6 isoform X1, producing MALALSQPHFSGALLLLLVSNLLLWQKAASIPACLAEEDGCWNPLLETFNSAIQKAETFHNIADQLYVELYYNQFSSGQFLAFSSQMIRQDESVVRAGSYCHSSLTNPPNTGVQINIEIAAYLKTLINFVGSWISPLFHLVIELSATQDVPETILSKAKEMEENNRQILDDLRWILTKVSPAEEMKEEFPHWDYLSFLKSSDKNNKFLAMFNLSYCIDHDSKYILLQLRLLKCLVTGKDC